A part of Microbacterium atlanticum genomic DNA contains:
- a CDS encoding aromatic-ring-hydroxylating dioxygenase subunit beta has product MTLSYEETAVHQDEAFPYIHVSPELQHQVTQFYYHEARLLDEWRWSKWLALFAQDIRYWMPLRRNRLRTRSFDQEIPTRIGMSHMDENHHELSMRVKQLESSTHWSEQPPSRTRHVVSNVWVEQVETNDDGIEELSVRTYFIVYRNRSEVDVDVWAGQRQDVLRRDPETGFKIANRTILLDQNVILSKNLSIPF; this is encoded by the coding sequence ATGACCCTGTCTTATGAGGAGACCGCCGTCCACCAGGACGAGGCGTTTCCGTACATCCACGTGTCGCCCGAACTGCAGCACCAGGTGACGCAGTTCTACTACCACGAGGCTCGCCTGCTCGACGAGTGGCGCTGGTCGAAGTGGCTCGCGCTCTTCGCCCAGGACATCCGCTACTGGATGCCGCTGCGTCGTAACCGGCTTCGCACGCGCTCGTTCGACCAGGAGATCCCGACGCGTATCGGGATGTCGCACATGGACGAGAACCACCACGAACTGAGCATGCGCGTCAAGCAGCTCGAGAGCAGCACGCACTGGTCGGAGCAACCACCCAGCCGCACGCGTCACGTGGTGTCCAACGTGTGGGTCGAGCAGGTCGAGACCAACGACGACGGCATCGAGGAGCTCTCGGTGCGCACGTACTTCATCGTCTACCGCAACCGTTCCGAAGTGGATGTCGACGTGTGGGCCGGACAGCGCCAGGACGTGCTGCGCCGCGATCCGGAGACCGGCTTCAAGATCGCGAACCGCACGATCCTGCTCGATCAGAACGTCATCCTCTCCAAGAACCTCTCGATCCCGTTCTGA
- a CDS encoding aldo/keto reductase, which produces MKYNQLGDSGMNVSQVILGTATFGISPEGAAVDELVGHAIDSGVTLFDTSNSYGNQPDYSWPGATPWQERASSEELLGKALADATDEILVASKVGEPLGQARIDGPFVGHLGRDHVLEQAALSLKRLGRDHLDIYYAHQPDPETPAEEIVGVFNDLIDRGDIRAWAISNFTHADTEAILDAVKRTGLRAPIVHQCSYSVARRDRAEDVIPSLESAGIPMYAYSPLGMGLLAGRAAAKRDWGGHRRWGGPGFTDAQVEAAGAFEDAAAQFGHEPADLAIAWLLRKRPVLSVIVGSTSVRHLSTACAAVDIDLTPEQVAAIDAIRFP; this is translated from the coding sequence GTGAAGTACAACCAACTCGGCGATTCCGGAATGAACGTGTCCCAGGTCATCTTGGGAACGGCGACGTTCGGCATTTCGCCAGAGGGCGCAGCCGTCGACGAGCTCGTCGGCCATGCGATCGATTCAGGGGTCACTCTGTTCGATACGTCGAACTCCTACGGGAACCAGCCGGATTACTCGTGGCCGGGGGCTACCCCGTGGCAGGAACGCGCGTCGTCGGAAGAGCTTCTCGGCAAGGCGCTCGCCGATGCCACCGACGAGATCCTGGTCGCATCTAAGGTCGGAGAGCCTTTGGGGCAGGCGCGCATCGACGGCCCGTTCGTCGGTCATCTCGGACGCGATCACGTGCTCGAGCAGGCGGCGCTCAGTCTCAAGCGACTCGGGCGTGACCATCTCGATATCTACTACGCGCATCAGCCCGACCCCGAGACGCCCGCCGAGGAGATCGTCGGTGTCTTCAATGACCTGATCGATCGCGGCGATATCCGCGCGTGGGCGATCTCGAACTTCACACACGCCGACACCGAGGCGATACTGGACGCGGTCAAGCGCACCGGCCTTCGTGCACCCATCGTGCACCAGTGCTCGTACAGCGTCGCCCGTCGCGACCGCGCAGAAGACGTCATCCCCTCGCTCGAGTCGGCCGGCATCCCGATGTACGCGTACAGCCCTCTGGGCATGGGTCTGCTGGCGGGCCGTGCGGCCGCGAAGCGAGACTGGGGCGGGCATCGTCGCTGGGGCGGACCGGGGTTCACCGACGCGCAGGTGGAGGCCGCCGGTGCGTTCGAGGATGCCGCAGCGCAGTTCGGCCACGAGCCGGCCGACCTCGCTATCGCCTGGTTGCTGCGCAAGCGTCCCGTGCTCAGCGTGATCGTCGGCTCGACCTCGGTGCGGCATCTGTCGACCGCCTGCGCCGCTGTCGACATCGATCTCACGCCCGAACAGGTCGCCGCGATCGACGCCATCCGCTTCCCCTGA
- a CDS encoding non-heme iron oxygenase ferredoxin subunit, whose product MTSIDTDETGLGPGWVRACPTSDIDIDTAFIVDVKPPVAVYHIEDGFYATDDTCSHAESSLADGYIEEGWVECELHYAKFNIKTGAVMAPPANRPIGTYPVQIVDDIVYVDLSEHRGCAIAALRP is encoded by the coding sequence ATGACCAGCATCGACACCGACGAGACCGGCCTCGGACCCGGCTGGGTGCGAGCCTGTCCAACAAGCGACATCGATATCGACACCGCGTTCATCGTCGACGTCAAGCCCCCCGTCGCGGTCTATCACATCGAGGACGGCTTCTACGCGACCGATGACACATGTAGCCATGCAGAGTCCTCCCTTGCTGATGGCTACATCGAGGAGGGTTGGGTGGAGTGCGAGCTCCACTATGCGAAGTTCAACATCAAGACCGGAGCCGTCATGGCTCCGCCCGCCAACCGCCCGATCGGGACCTATCCCGTGCAGATCGTCGACGACATCGTGTACGTCGACCTGAGCGAGCACCGCGGCTGCGCCATCGCGGCCCTCCGCCCTTGA
- a CDS encoding NAD(P)/FAD-dependent oxidoreductase, with product MTVSSIAIVGASLTGTRAAEALRSQGYDGAIHLIGGESHEPYERPPLSKRVLLESTAHADLALRQEWDSLALDLITDEHVVELDTPGRRVVMQSGREVIADRVLLATGGAARDLQAPGERLTGVHSVRDLEDAHALRAELHAAENVVIIGNGFIGLEVAASARACGANVTVVSLTRIPMERSLGARWGTLIGRRHEREGVVMRTGVGIAELHGTSRVTAVALDDGTVLPADLVIVGVGMTPRTELAEQIGLTVAGGIVVDALGATSNPAIFAAGDVAVQPAWRGEGLVRYESFHNAEQQGAAVAAAMLGCPAPVREVPWFWSDQFDMNIQVTGEVQSEAEIILRGDPDSDAFSAFHVSDGRLVGAFAINQGRDVRGAMSLIAADVAVSTEALADPSVDLRRLARSSR from the coding sequence GTGACTGTTTCGAGCATCGCCATCGTGGGCGCGAGCCTGACGGGCACCCGTGCCGCTGAGGCGCTCCGCAGCCAGGGGTACGACGGAGCGATCCACCTCATCGGCGGCGAATCCCACGAGCCTTACGAGCGCCCGCCGCTGTCCAAGCGCGTGCTTCTGGAGTCGACCGCGCACGCAGACCTCGCGCTGAGGCAGGAATGGGACTCGCTCGCGCTCGACCTCATCACCGACGAGCATGTCGTCGAGCTCGATACCCCTGGGCGCCGCGTGGTCATGCAGAGCGGCCGCGAGGTGATCGCCGACCGAGTGCTGCTGGCCACCGGCGGCGCCGCACGTGACCTTCAGGCGCCCGGTGAGCGACTCACCGGTGTCCACTCGGTCCGCGACCTCGAGGATGCCCATGCGCTCCGCGCCGAGTTGCATGCGGCCGAGAACGTCGTGATCATCGGGAACGGCTTCATCGGCCTCGAGGTGGCTGCATCGGCACGTGCATGCGGCGCGAACGTGACAGTGGTCTCGCTGACTCGCATCCCCATGGAGCGCTCGCTGGGCGCCCGCTGGGGGACCCTCATCGGCCGCCGGCACGAGAGGGAAGGGGTTGTCATGCGCACCGGTGTCGGGATCGCGGAGCTGCACGGCACCTCGCGCGTGACCGCCGTCGCGCTCGACGACGGCACCGTGCTGCCTGCCGATCTCGTCATCGTCGGTGTGGGCATGACACCACGCACCGAACTCGCGGAGCAGATCGGCCTCACCGTCGCCGGTGGCATCGTCGTGGATGCGCTCGGGGCGACCTCGAATCCGGCGATCTTCGCGGCCGGGGATGTCGCCGTGCAGCCGGCGTGGCGCGGCGAAGGCCTCGTGCGCTACGAATCCTTCCACAACGCTGAGCAGCAGGGCGCGGCGGTCGCTGCTGCCATGCTCGGGTGCCCGGCACCCGTCCGTGAAGTCCCGTGGTTCTGGAGCGATCAGTTCGACATGAACATCCAGGTCACCGGAGAAGTGCAGAGCGAGGCTGAGATCATTCTCCGTGGCGACCCCGACAGCGATGCCTTCAGCGCGTTCCACGTGAGTGACGGGCGCCTCGTGGGGGCTTTCGCGATCAACCAGGGCCGCGACGTGCGCGGCGCGATGTCATTGATCGCCGCAGATGTCGCGGTCAGCACAGAGGCGCTCGCCGACCCGAGCGTAGACCTGCGTCGGCTGGCACGGTCCAGCCGCTGA
- a CDS encoding SRPBCC family protein yields the protein MSTSLQLRSSESEFTGPPREWFFGEEWLQRDIAAVFDPRWLVAAHVDQLIAPGSAVSMTLGSRVCEVRRTAGGDYIATELGSGRRLHAEVWVGFVFVSFATERPASLADELDKSGLGGYDTTRFKLAAFKTHEVEANWKIVFENNNECYHCELNHPELVTQIDWKVTEAADFDQYMLDRAAGREIETSNKIGSYSTLNNEPVSQRLLARQPGIGPANGSWTVFWEPGSGLAFAPDHAWMQAPRPTGAGTTQVDQYWLVDVDAVEGVDYDLENLKFFWDTTLVQDKHLCESVQKGMRNPVYQAGPLNRRFQGGNAGFYSWYGAQVKATYPELF from the coding sequence ATGAGCACGAGTCTTCAGCTCCGGTCGTCGGAGAGCGAGTTCACCGGCCCGCCGCGCGAATGGTTCTTCGGCGAAGAGTGGCTGCAGCGCGACATCGCCGCGGTGTTCGACCCGCGGTGGCTGGTCGCCGCTCACGTCGACCAGCTGATCGCACCCGGATCGGCCGTGTCGATGACTCTCGGAAGCCGCGTGTGCGAGGTACGTCGCACCGCCGGTGGCGACTACATCGCCACCGAGCTCGGCAGCGGACGTCGACTGCACGCCGAGGTCTGGGTCGGGTTCGTCTTCGTGTCGTTCGCGACGGAGCGTCCGGCATCGCTTGCGGACGAGCTCGACAAGAGCGGGCTCGGGGGGTATGACACGACTCGTTTCAAGCTCGCCGCGTTCAAGACCCACGAGGTCGAGGCGAACTGGAAGATCGTGTTCGAGAACAACAACGAGTGCTATCACTGCGAGCTCAATCACCCCGAGCTCGTCACCCAGATCGATTGGAAGGTCACCGAGGCGGCGGACTTCGACCAGTACATGCTCGATCGGGCCGCCGGCCGCGAGATCGAGACGTCGAACAAGATCGGCAGCTACAGCACCCTCAACAATGAGCCCGTCTCGCAGCGACTGCTCGCCCGCCAGCCCGGGATCGGCCCCGCGAACGGCTCGTGGACGGTGTTCTGGGAGCCCGGCTCGGGTCTCGCCTTCGCGCCGGATCACGCGTGGATGCAGGCGCCGCGTCCGACAGGTGCCGGCACGACTCAGGTCGACCAGTACTGGCTGGTGGATGTGGATGCCGTGGAGGGTGTCGACTATGACCTCGAGAACCTGAAGTTCTTCTGGGACACCACGCTCGTACAGGACAAGCACCTGTGCGAGAGCGTACAGAAGGGGATGCGCAACCCGGTCTACCAGGCGGGACCGCTCAACCGTCGCTTCCAGGGCGGCAACGCCGGCTTCTACAGCTGGTATGGCGCCCAGGTGAAGGCGACTTACCCCGAGCTGTTCTGA
- a CDS encoding aromatic ring-hydroxylating oxygenase subunit alpha, which produces METTETLDRVAAEDVGGAAEVEFARAVESVWRPRWLLAGHIDQLAKPGAFLTIALGDRDAVIRKDADGQVHAFYNVCPHRGARLCEGRTGAQSPRAIMCPYHGWTFTPAGGELMKAPYMHDDFDLAGWKLYPVHARLFHGLVMVSFADDRPASTESEAAGDAVAVFGRGSWSLAQFSSEEVAVAWPEVVEGDALHLDAPGLDGAHVSRWEPASIVAVGAEQAAIRTARPTGAGTTQIEEYWFVRESEGNHDQGEVIGCANPRPTPHP; this is translated from the coding sequence ATGGAGACGACGGAGACGCTCGATCGGGTAGCGGCCGAAGACGTGGGAGGTGCCGCCGAGGTCGAGTTCGCTCGCGCTGTGGAGTCCGTGTGGCGGCCGCGGTGGCTGCTCGCCGGGCACATCGACCAGCTTGCGAAGCCCGGCGCGTTCCTGACCATAGCGCTCGGCGATCGCGACGCCGTGATCCGGAAAGACGCCGACGGTCAGGTGCACGCGTTCTACAACGTGTGCCCGCACCGCGGTGCCAGGCTTTGCGAAGGTCGCACTGGCGCCCAGTCGCCGCGGGCCATCATGTGCCCCTACCACGGCTGGACGTTCACTCCGGCAGGGGGCGAGCTCATGAAGGCCCCATACATGCACGACGACTTCGATCTTGCCGGCTGGAAGCTCTATCCGGTGCACGCGCGGCTGTTCCACGGCCTCGTCATGGTGTCGTTCGCCGACGACCGGCCCGCATCGACGGAATCCGAGGCCGCCGGAGACGCCGTCGCGGTGTTCGGGCGCGGGTCTTGGTCGCTCGCGCAGTTCTCGAGCGAGGAGGTTGCCGTGGCATGGCCTGAGGTCGTCGAGGGCGACGCGCTGCATCTCGACGCTCCCGGCCTCGACGGTGCCCACGTGTCGCGGTGGGAGCCGGCGTCGATCGTGGCCGTGGGCGCCGAGCAGGCCGCGATCCGCACAGCACGCCCCACGGGTGCAGGAACGACACAGATCGAGGAGTACTGGTTCGTGCGTGAGAGCGAGGGGAACCACGATCAGGGCGAGGTCATCGGCTGCGCGAATCCCCGACCTACCCCCCACCCATGA
- a CDS encoding TetR/AcrR family transcriptional regulator, with protein sequence MTVRRPPDPDRPRKITEATLAVIARDGIGALSHRAVAAMADVPLGATTYYFKTRDHLIEAATEYAAAALHSEVTAWFDVPPTRTTLSRRLAELTEFQTAHGPRRDQLALEYELYLAGGRIASLREINMRWDGVLRAIMVPLIPERAVRAVGALMTGLHVQAVVYGVRFDADDVEELIETTIRAFEE encoded by the coding sequence ATGACCGTGCGTCGTCCCCCCGACCCCGATCGGCCGCGGAAAATCACCGAGGCTACGCTCGCTGTGATCGCCCGGGATGGGATCGGAGCCCTCTCGCATCGCGCGGTCGCGGCGATGGCCGACGTGCCGCTCGGTGCCACCACGTACTACTTCAAGACGCGCGACCACTTGATCGAAGCTGCGACGGAGTATGCGGCGGCGGCGCTTCATTCTGAAGTCACAGCATGGTTCGACGTGCCGCCCACGCGAACGACGCTTTCGCGTCGCCTCGCCGAACTCACGGAGTTTCAGACTGCGCACGGACCGCGCCGCGATCAGCTCGCCTTGGAGTACGAGTTGTATCTGGCTGGGGGCCGGATCGCTTCTCTCCGGGAGATCAACATGCGCTGGGACGGCGTGCTGCGCGCGATCATGGTCCCGCTCATCCCTGAACGCGCCGTGCGTGCGGTCGGGGCGCTGATGACCGGGCTACACGTCCAGGCGGTCGTCTATGGTGTGCGCTTCGACGCGGATGATGTCGAGGAGTTGATCGAGACGACGATCAGAGCTTTCGAGGAGTGA
- a CDS encoding ABC transporter substrate-binding protein, which produces MVFKQRKVLWAAAAAAAVALTLTACGASSTDTTEGESVIISPVVVNPPSLNPLANETAAYMLRGQFYDTLVRLNATDLSVEPGLAKSWEASDDGLTYTFRLQEGVSWHDGEPFTSEDVKYNLTEAMQYYSPLATTYALISDVQTPDENTAVVSLSSPAGYFLSGLANLYISPAHIYAGTDIMANPAWNTPVGTGPFKFESFEEGQQITGVKNEDYWDGEVQADRIVNPVIPDRNARNVALTNGDVNLEFRDAVDPSQLPTFEANDAFQVAPMVGAPEELITILNQREGRPLADFKVREAIMQAIDRDPIIERAYFGAAEAAPSAIPRKIAWATNEDVDLSTQYPLDIEAAGKLLDEAGYPAGADGTRFSLKLVVEPSQQPASTTAELLASDLDKIGIDLQVQLTDFQAVISDVWTAPYDFDIYLVQTSTEADPSVLLSTLYTCNPNDIPYSNATGICDEDIDALFTQAAALSDQDERGELFREADAAIVDTLYSSLPIVVTASPVVAAANVTGLEDFYSSTNWNWAALGTK; this is translated from the coding sequence GTGGTATTCAAGCAACGAAAAGTCCTCTGGGCGGCGGCGGCCGCCGCGGCCGTCGCGCTGACGTTGACCGCATGCGGCGCGTCGAGCACCGACACCACCGAGGGTGAGTCGGTCATCATCTCACCCGTCGTCGTCAACCCGCCTTCGCTGAACCCGCTCGCCAATGAGACCGCGGCGTACATGCTCCGCGGACAGTTCTACGACACTCTCGTGCGCCTCAACGCTACCGACCTGTCCGTGGAGCCCGGCCTTGCAAAGTCGTGGGAAGCCAGCGACGACGGTCTGACCTACACCTTCCGCCTTCAGGAAGGCGTGTCCTGGCACGACGGTGAGCCCTTCACCTCCGAGGATGTCAAGTACAACCTGACCGAGGCCATGCAGTACTACTCCCCACTGGCGACCACGTACGCGCTCATCAGCGATGTACAGACACCCGACGAGAACACTGCTGTCGTGTCGTTGTCTTCTCCGGCCGGATACTTCCTCTCTGGGCTCGCCAACCTGTACATCAGCCCGGCGCACATCTATGCGGGTACCGACATCATGGCCAACCCCGCGTGGAACACCCCGGTCGGCACTGGTCCCTTCAAGTTCGAGTCCTTCGAAGAGGGCCAGCAGATCACCGGTGTGAAGAACGAGGACTACTGGGACGGCGAGGTGCAGGCGGACCGCATCGTCAACCCGGTCATTCCCGACCGCAACGCCCGCAACGTCGCCCTCACCAACGGCGACGTGAACCTCGAGTTCCGGGACGCCGTCGATCCGTCCCAGCTGCCCACCTTCGAGGCCAACGACGCTTTTCAGGTGGCACCCATGGTCGGCGCGCCGGAAGAGCTCATCACGATCCTCAACCAGCGCGAGGGCCGGCCGCTCGCCGACTTTAAGGTGCGTGAGGCGATCATGCAGGCCATCGACCGCGACCCGATCATCGAGCGCGCCTACTTCGGCGCGGCTGAGGCCGCTCCGAGCGCCATCCCGCGCAAGATCGCGTGGGCAACGAACGAAGACGTGGATCTGTCGACTCAGTACCCGCTCGACATCGAAGCCGCAGGCAAGCTCCTCGACGAAGCCGGATACCCGGCCGGCGCCGACGGAACGCGGTTCAGCCTCAAGCTGGTCGTCGAGCCGTCGCAGCAGCCGGCGTCCACCACTGCCGAACTCCTCGCGAGCGACCTCGACAAGATCGGAATCGACCTGCAGGTGCAACTCACCGACTTCCAGGCAGTCATCTCGGATGTCTGGACGGCACCGTACGACTTCGACATCTACCTCGTGCAGACCTCGACCGAGGCCGACCCGTCGGTCCTGCTGTCGACGCTCTACACCTGCAATCCGAATGACATCCCCTACTCGAACGCGACCGGGATCTGCGACGAGGACATCGACGCACTCTTCACGCAGGCCGCCGCCCTGAGCGATCAGGACGAGCGGGGTGAGCTCTTCCGCGAGGCGGACGCCGCGATCGTGGACACGCTCTACAGCTCGTTGCCGATCGTGGTCACGGCGTCTCCGGTCGTCGCAGCCGCGAACGTGACCGGCCTCGAGGACTTCTACAGCAGCACCAACTGGAACTGGGCAGCGCTCGGAACCAAGTGA
- a CDS encoding alpha/beta hydrolase, producing the protein MTTTTQTRYTRAHATDPTEPIVLQEQGSFAFGGRWIQRSDGGNVLVDAGYVQYQIPAGAKKHAIVLWHGYGETGRTWETTPDGREGYQNIWLRRGHPVFVIDQPRRGRASVSGPGTRIPAALDEDFYFTEQNIYEAFRLGIWTADGPQPNAGSAFPPGAESYRQYLSMTTPSNGPDGTEDGFSDEVRNLMADAVAELIDEIGDSILVLHSTAGAFGWRAAARSANVKGVIAYETSPFTFSAAAPPAALPYDGFETAWIDPDLIPDEEFDRLKDVAIQVVYGDYILEHAEYGTQRKRALQFIDALRARGGQAELLDLPERGITGNTHFVFSDLNNLAIADLMSEWLDAHGFSD; encoded by the coding sequence ATGACCACGACCACGCAGACCCGCTATACCAGGGCACACGCGACGGACCCAACCGAGCCGATCGTCCTGCAGGAGCAGGGCAGCTTCGCCTTCGGCGGCCGATGGATCCAGCGATCCGACGGGGGCAACGTCCTCGTCGACGCCGGATATGTCCAGTATCAGATCCCCGCAGGCGCGAAGAAGCACGCCATCGTCCTGTGGCACGGCTATGGCGAGACCGGGCGCACGTGGGAGACCACCCCCGACGGCAGGGAGGGTTACCAGAACATCTGGCTGCGCCGCGGGCACCCGGTATTCGTCATCGACCAGCCGCGTCGAGGGCGCGCGAGCGTCTCCGGCCCCGGCACACGCATTCCCGCCGCGCTCGACGAGGACTTCTACTTCACCGAGCAGAACATCTACGAAGCCTTCCGACTGGGCATCTGGACCGCCGACGGCCCGCAGCCGAACGCCGGCTCTGCCTTCCCGCCTGGAGCCGAGAGCTACCGCCAGTACCTGAGCATGACAACACCCAGCAACGGCCCGGACGGCACCGAGGACGGATTCTCGGACGAGGTCCGCAACCTCATGGCAGATGCCGTGGCCGAGCTGATCGACGAGATCGGCGACAGCATCCTCGTCCTCCACTCGACTGCCGGAGCGTTCGGCTGGCGCGCAGCTGCACGGTCGGCGAACGTCAAAGGGGTCATCGCCTACGAGACCTCGCCGTTCACGTTCTCCGCAGCCGCGCCGCCCGCCGCGCTGCCTTACGACGGGTTCGAGACCGCATGGATCGACCCGGACCTGATTCCCGACGAGGAGTTCGACCGGCTGAAGGACGTCGCTATTCAAGTCGTCTATGGCGACTACATCCTGGAGCACGCGGAGTACGGGACGCAGCGAAAGCGGGCGCTGCAGTTCATCGACGCGCTGCGCGCGCGCGGCGGACAAGCGGAACTGCTCGATCTGCCTGAGCGAGGAATCACCGGAAACACGCACTTCGTGTTCTCTGACCTCAACAACCTCGCGATCGCGGACCTCATGAGTGAGTGGCTGGACGCTCACGGCTTCAGCGACTGA
- a CDS encoding aldo/keto reductase, translating to MKYVKLGSSGVEVSPIAVGGLTFGQPDRGHPRWSLDEDEARPLIRRAIEAGVNFFDTANMYSNGSSEEILGRALRDFGIRDELVIATKVLHPMRSGPNAEGLSRKSIMAEIDHSLRRLGTDHVDIYQIHRIDRATPWEETLEALHDIVKAGKVRYLGASSMRAWEFAKALRLQRENGWARFVSMQDHYNLLQREEEREMIPLCLDEGVGTLAWSPLARGRLARPWGEKKSTERGASDEYADILYGSRTDDSDSAIIDAVGRVADGRGIPRAQVALAWLHAQPVVTAPITGVSRLSQLDDAIASIDVILTADEIRELEADYTPRHDFQAADEKELMASLPQFRLAPH from the coding sequence ATGAAGTACGTGAAGCTCGGTTCCAGCGGCGTGGAGGTGTCGCCGATCGCTGTCGGCGGCCTGACGTTCGGACAACCGGACCGTGGGCACCCTCGGTGGTCTCTCGACGAGGATGAGGCGCGGCCACTGATCCGCCGCGCGATCGAGGCGGGGGTTAACTTCTTCGACACGGCGAACATGTACTCGAACGGGTCGAGCGAGGAGATCCTCGGGCGCGCGCTGCGAGATTTCGGCATCCGCGACGAACTCGTGATCGCGACCAAGGTCCTGCATCCCATGCGGTCAGGGCCCAACGCCGAAGGACTGTCGCGGAAGAGCATCATGGCCGAGATCGATCACTCCCTGCGCCGTCTGGGAACGGATCACGTGGATATCTACCAGATCCATCGCATCGATCGAGCGACGCCCTGGGAGGAGACTCTGGAGGCTCTCCATGACATCGTCAAGGCCGGCAAGGTGCGGTACCTCGGCGCGTCGTCGATGCGCGCGTGGGAGTTCGCGAAGGCGCTCCGCCTCCAGCGCGAGAACGGGTGGGCGCGGTTCGTCTCGATGCAGGACCATTACAACCTCCTGCAGCGCGAGGAGGAGCGCGAAATGATCCCGCTCTGCCTCGACGAGGGCGTGGGGACGCTCGCGTGGAGCCCGCTCGCGCGCGGACGACTCGCGCGTCCCTGGGGAGAGAAGAAGTCGACGGAGCGCGGCGCGAGCGACGAGTACGCTGACATCCTTTATGGCTCGCGGACCGACGACTCCGACAGTGCGATCATCGACGCGGTGGGGCGCGTCGCCGATGGCCGCGGCATCCCCCGGGCGCAAGTCGCGCTCGCGTGGCTCCATGCCCAGCCGGTGGTGACAGCGCCCATCACCGGTGTCAGCCGGCTTTCGCAGCTGGATGATGCCATCGCGTCGATCGACGTCATTCTGACCGCGGACGAGATCCGCGAGCTGGAAGCGGACTACACACCGCGCCATGATTTCCAGGCTGCGGACGAGAAGGAGCTGATGGCGAGTCTGCCCCAATTCCGTCTCGCGCCGCACTGA
- a CDS encoding alpha/beta hydrolase: protein MTDSTTSIPAESSPAAPTEALLIQEQGSFAFGGTVVERPDGATVHTDHGYVQYQIPVNAKKLPIVMWHGYGQSARTWETTPDGREGFQTLFLRRGYPVYLIDQPRRGRASTSSEGIYVPGANDEEFFFTDQAFWDAFRIGEWDRGEQPRFHAGVQFPQDPESISQYLRSGAASVGPDGFDDATREVFSDAVAALFDRIGPAILLIHSTCGAFGWRAASKSENVKAVVGYEIGPYSYPISEPPAAVPFDIPELEPWVAADLIPDESFDRLARIPIQIVWGDFLQEHAYEWAPYVARSKQFVAALRERGGDAENLFLPEIGIHGNTHFPFSDLNSLEIADQLSAWLARKGLDG from the coding sequence ATGACCGACAGCACGACGAGCATCCCCGCGGAATCGTCCCCGGCAGCGCCCACGGAGGCACTGCTCATTCAGGAACAGGGATCCTTCGCGTTCGGTGGAACGGTCGTGGAGCGCCCCGATGGAGCGACGGTGCACACCGATCACGGATATGTCCAGTACCAGATCCCCGTGAACGCCAAGAAGCTCCCGATCGTCATGTGGCACGGCTACGGGCAATCCGCGCGCACGTGGGAGACCACGCCCGACGGCCGCGAGGGCTTCCAGACGCTCTTCCTGCGCCGCGGCTATCCGGTGTACCTCATCGACCAGCCGCGTCGCGGGCGCGCCTCCACCTCGAGCGAGGGGATCTACGTCCCGGGCGCGAACGACGAGGAGTTCTTCTTCACCGACCAGGCGTTCTGGGACGCCTTCCGCATCGGCGAGTGGGATCGCGGCGAACAGCCCCGTTTCCACGCAGGAGTGCAGTTTCCCCAGGATCCGGAGTCGATCTCGCAGTACCTCCGGTCCGGCGCTGCGTCGGTGGGCCCGGACGGCTTCGACGACGCCACGCGCGAGGTGTTCAGCGACGCGGTCGCCGCGCTGTTCGATCGCATCGGGCCGGCGATCCTGCTCATCCATTCGACGTGCGGTGCATTCGGCTGGCGGGCGGCGTCGAAGTCTGAGAACGTCAAGGCCGTCGTCGGGTACGAAATCGGACCCTACTCGTACCCGATCTCCGAGCCGCCCGCCGCCGTGCCGTTCGACATCCCGGAACTGGAGCCCTGGGTCGCGGCCGACCTGATCCCCGATGAAAGCTTCGACCGACTGGCGCGGATCCCGATCCAGATCGTGTGGGGCGACTTCCTGCAGGAGCACGCGTACGAGTGGGCTCCATACGTCGCACGCTCGAAGCAGTTCGTGGCGGCGCTGCGCGAGCGAGGAGGCGACGCTGAGAACCTCTTCCTGCCGGAGATCGGCATCCATGGGAACACGCACTTCCCGTTCTCCGATCTCAACAGCCTCGAGATCGCCGACCAGCTCAGCGCCTGGCTTGCCCGCAAGGGTCTCGACGGCTGA